One genomic region from Balaenoptera acutorostrata chromosome 1, mBalAcu1.1, whole genome shotgun sequence encodes:
- the RPS6KA1 gene encoding ribosomal protein S6 kinase alpha-1 isoform X2 codes for MDEDVLKEISITHHVKAGSEKADPSHFELLKVLGQGSFGKVFLVRKVTRPDSGHLYAMKVLKKATLKVRDRVRTKMERDILADVNHPFVVKLHYAFQTEGKLYLILDFLRGGDLFTRLSKEVMFTEEDVKFYLAELALGLDHLHSLGIIYRDLKPENILLDEEGHIKLTDFGLSKEAIDHEKKAYSFCGTVEYMAPEVVNRQGHTHSADWWSYGVLMFEMLTGSLPFQGKDRKETMTLILKAKLGMPQFLSTEAQSLLRSLFKRNPANRLGSGPDGAEEIKRHVFYSTIDWNKLYRREIKPPFKPAVAQPDDTFYFDTEFTSRTPKDSPGIPPSAGAHQLFRGFSFVATGLMEDDGKPRAMQAPLHSVVQQLHGKNLVFSDGYVVKETIGVGSYSECKRCVHKATTMEYAVKVIDKSKRDPSEEIEILLRYGQHPNIITLKDVYDDGKHVYLVTELMRGGELLDKILRQKFFSEREASFVLHTIGKTVEYLHSQGVVHRDLKPSNILYVDESGNPECLRICDFGFAKQLRAENGLLMTPCYTANFVAPEVLKRQGYDEGCDIWSLGILLYTMLAGYTPFANGPSDTPEEILTRIGSGKFTLSGGNWNTVSDTAKDLVSKMLHVDPHQRLTAKQVLQHPWITQKDKLPQSQLSHQDLQIVKGAMAATYSALNSSKPTPQLKPIESSILAQRRVRKLPSTTL; via the exons ATG GATGAGGACGTCCTCAAGGAGATCTCCATCACGCACCATGTCAAGGCTGGTTCTGAGAAGGCCGACCCATCCCATTTTGAGCTCCTCAAGGTTCTGGGCCAGGGATCCTTTGGCAAA GTCTTCCTGGTGCGGAAGGTCACCCGGCCTGACAGTGGGCACCTGTATGCCATGAAGGTACTAAAGAAGGCGACACTGAAAG TGCGTGACCGCGTTCGGACCAAGATGGAGAGAGACATCCTGGCTGATGTAAACCACCCATTTGTGGTGAAGCTGCACTACG ccttCCAGACCGAGGGCAAGCTCTACCTTATTCTGGACTTCCTGCGTGGCGGGGACCTCTTCACACGGCTCTCTAAAGAG GTTATGTTCACGGAGGAGGATGTGAAATTTTACCTGGCCGAGCTGGCTTTGGGCCTGGACCACCTGCACAGCCTGGGCATCATTTACAGAGACCTGAAGCCTGAGAA CATCCTTCTGGATGAGGAAGGCCACATCAAACTCACTG ACTTCGGCTTGAGCAAGGAGGCCATTGACCACGAGAAGAAGGCCTATTCCTTCTGTGGGACGGTGGAGTACATGGCCCCCGAGGTCGTCAACCGCCAGGGCCACACCCACAGTGCAGACTGGTGGTCCTATGGGGTGTTGATG TTTGAGATGCTGACGGGCTCCCTGCCCTTCCAGGGAAAGGACCGGAAGGAGACCATGACACTGATTCTGAA GGCAAAGCTAGGCATGCCGCAGTTTCTGAGCACAGAAGCCCAGAGCCTCCTGCGGTCCCTGTTCAAGCGGAATCCTGCCAACCGACTCG GCTCCGGCCCTGATGGGGCAGAGGAAATCAAGCGGCATGTCTTCTACTCCACCATTGACTGGAAT AAGCTGTACCGGCGCGAGATCAAGCCACCCTTCAAGCCGGCTGTGGCACAACCCGATGACACCTTCTACTTTGACACTGAGTTCACATCCCGCACGCCCAAGG ACTCCCCAGGCATCCCCCCCAGCGCTGGTGCCCATCAGCTGTTCCGTGGCTTCAGCTTCGTGGCCACTGGCCTGATGGAGGACGACGGCAAGCCTCGGGCCATGCAGGCGCCCCTGCACTCGGTGGTACAG CAACTACACGGAAAGAACCTGGTTTTTAGCGACGGCTATGTGGTAAAAGAGACGATCGGTGTGGGCTCCTACTCCGAGTGCAAGCGCTGTGTCCACAAGGCCACCACCATGGAGTATGCTGTCAAG GTCATCGACAAGAGCAAGCGAGATCCCTCGGAAGAGATTGAGATTCTTCTGCGGTACGGGCAGCACCCCAACATCATCACTCTGAAAGAT GTGTACGATGATGGCAAACACGTGTACCTGGTGACAGAGCTGATGCGGGGAGGGGAGCTGCTGGATAAGATCCTACGGCAGAAATTCTTCTCGGAGCGTGAGGCCAGCTTCGTCCTGCACACCATCGGCAAGACCGTGGAGTATCTGCACTCCCAGGGG GTTGTGCACAGGGATCTCAAGCCCAGCAACATCCTGTATGTGGACGAGTCTGGGAACCCTGAGTGCCTGCGCATCTGCGACTTCGGCTTTGCCAAGCAGCTGCGGGCTGAGAATGGGCTCCTCATGACACCTTGCTACACCGCCAACTTCGTGGCGCCTGAG GTACTGAAGCGCCAGGGCTATGATGAGGGCTGCGACATCTGGAGCCTGGGCATTCTGCTCTACACCATGCTGGCGGG ATACACTCCATTTGCCAATGGACCCAGTGACACACCAGAGGAAATCCTGACCCGGATCGGCAGTGGGAAGTTCACCCTCAGCGGGGGAAATTGGAACACGGTTTCAGACACAGCCAAG GACCTGGTATCCAAGATGCTGCATGTGGACCCGCACCAGCGCCTCACAGCTAAGCAGGTGCTGCAGCACCCGTGGATCACCCAGAAAGACAAGCTCCCCCAGAGCCAGCTATCCCACCAGGACCTGCAGATTGTGAAG ggAGCCATGGCAGCTACATACTCTGCGCTCAACAGCTCCAAGCCCACCCCTCAGCTGAAGCCCATCGAGTCGTCTATCCTGGCCCAGCGGCGAGTGAGGAAGCTGCCATCCACCACCCTGTGA
- the RPS6KA1 gene encoding ribosomal protein S6 kinase alpha-1 isoform X1 → MPLAQLKEPWPLMELVPLDPENGQASGEEAGLQPSMDEDVLKEISITHHVKAGSEKADPSHFELLKVLGQGSFGKVFLVRKVTRPDSGHLYAMKVLKKATLKVRDRVRTKMERDILADVNHPFVVKLHYAFQTEGKLYLILDFLRGGDLFTRLSKEVMFTEEDVKFYLAELALGLDHLHSLGIIYRDLKPENILLDEEGHIKLTDFGLSKEAIDHEKKAYSFCGTVEYMAPEVVNRQGHTHSADWWSYGVLMFEMLTGSLPFQGKDRKETMTLILKAKLGMPQFLSTEAQSLLRSLFKRNPANRLGSGPDGAEEIKRHVFYSTIDWNKLYRREIKPPFKPAVAQPDDTFYFDTEFTSRTPKDSPGIPPSAGAHQLFRGFSFVATGLMEDDGKPRAMQAPLHSVVQQLHGKNLVFSDGYVVKETIGVGSYSECKRCVHKATTMEYAVKVIDKSKRDPSEEIEILLRYGQHPNIITLKDVYDDGKHVYLVTELMRGGELLDKILRQKFFSEREASFVLHTIGKTVEYLHSQGVVHRDLKPSNILYVDESGNPECLRICDFGFAKQLRAENGLLMTPCYTANFVAPEVLKRQGYDEGCDIWSLGILLYTMLAGYTPFANGPSDTPEEILTRIGSGKFTLSGGNWNTVSDTAKDLVSKMLHVDPHQRLTAKQVLQHPWITQKDKLPQSQLSHQDLQIVKGAMAATYSALNSSKPTPQLKPIESSILAQRRVRKLPSTTL, encoded by the exons ATGCCGCTCGCCCAGCTCAAGGAGCCCTGGCCGCTCATGGAGCTGGTGCCGCTGGACCCGGAG aatGGACAAGCCTCAGGGGAAGAAGCTGGACTTCAGCCGTCCATG GATGAGGACGTCCTCAAGGAGATCTCCATCACGCACCATGTCAAGGCTGGTTCTGAGAAGGCCGACCCATCCCATTTTGAGCTCCTCAAGGTTCTGGGCCAGGGATCCTTTGGCAAA GTCTTCCTGGTGCGGAAGGTCACCCGGCCTGACAGTGGGCACCTGTATGCCATGAAGGTACTAAAGAAGGCGACACTGAAAG TGCGTGACCGCGTTCGGACCAAGATGGAGAGAGACATCCTGGCTGATGTAAACCACCCATTTGTGGTGAAGCTGCACTACG ccttCCAGACCGAGGGCAAGCTCTACCTTATTCTGGACTTCCTGCGTGGCGGGGACCTCTTCACACGGCTCTCTAAAGAG GTTATGTTCACGGAGGAGGATGTGAAATTTTACCTGGCCGAGCTGGCTTTGGGCCTGGACCACCTGCACAGCCTGGGCATCATTTACAGAGACCTGAAGCCTGAGAA CATCCTTCTGGATGAGGAAGGCCACATCAAACTCACTG ACTTCGGCTTGAGCAAGGAGGCCATTGACCACGAGAAGAAGGCCTATTCCTTCTGTGGGACGGTGGAGTACATGGCCCCCGAGGTCGTCAACCGCCAGGGCCACACCCACAGTGCAGACTGGTGGTCCTATGGGGTGTTGATG TTTGAGATGCTGACGGGCTCCCTGCCCTTCCAGGGAAAGGACCGGAAGGAGACCATGACACTGATTCTGAA GGCAAAGCTAGGCATGCCGCAGTTTCTGAGCACAGAAGCCCAGAGCCTCCTGCGGTCCCTGTTCAAGCGGAATCCTGCCAACCGACTCG GCTCCGGCCCTGATGGGGCAGAGGAAATCAAGCGGCATGTCTTCTACTCCACCATTGACTGGAAT AAGCTGTACCGGCGCGAGATCAAGCCACCCTTCAAGCCGGCTGTGGCACAACCCGATGACACCTTCTACTTTGACACTGAGTTCACATCCCGCACGCCCAAGG ACTCCCCAGGCATCCCCCCCAGCGCTGGTGCCCATCAGCTGTTCCGTGGCTTCAGCTTCGTGGCCACTGGCCTGATGGAGGACGACGGCAAGCCTCGGGCCATGCAGGCGCCCCTGCACTCGGTGGTACAG CAACTACACGGAAAGAACCTGGTTTTTAGCGACGGCTATGTGGTAAAAGAGACGATCGGTGTGGGCTCCTACTCCGAGTGCAAGCGCTGTGTCCACAAGGCCACCACCATGGAGTATGCTGTCAAG GTCATCGACAAGAGCAAGCGAGATCCCTCGGAAGAGATTGAGATTCTTCTGCGGTACGGGCAGCACCCCAACATCATCACTCTGAAAGAT GTGTACGATGATGGCAAACACGTGTACCTGGTGACAGAGCTGATGCGGGGAGGGGAGCTGCTGGATAAGATCCTACGGCAGAAATTCTTCTCGGAGCGTGAGGCCAGCTTCGTCCTGCACACCATCGGCAAGACCGTGGAGTATCTGCACTCCCAGGGG GTTGTGCACAGGGATCTCAAGCCCAGCAACATCCTGTATGTGGACGAGTCTGGGAACCCTGAGTGCCTGCGCATCTGCGACTTCGGCTTTGCCAAGCAGCTGCGGGCTGAGAATGGGCTCCTCATGACACCTTGCTACACCGCCAACTTCGTGGCGCCTGAG GTACTGAAGCGCCAGGGCTATGATGAGGGCTGCGACATCTGGAGCCTGGGCATTCTGCTCTACACCATGCTGGCGGG ATACACTCCATTTGCCAATGGACCCAGTGACACACCAGAGGAAATCCTGACCCGGATCGGCAGTGGGAAGTTCACCCTCAGCGGGGGAAATTGGAACACGGTTTCAGACACAGCCAAG GACCTGGTATCCAAGATGCTGCATGTGGACCCGCACCAGCGCCTCACAGCTAAGCAGGTGCTGCAGCACCCGTGGATCACCCAGAAAGACAAGCTCCCCCAGAGCCAGCTATCCCACCAGGACCTGCAGATTGTGAAG ggAGCCATGGCAGCTACATACTCTGCGCTCAACAGCTCCAAGCCCACCCCTCAGCTGAAGCCCATCGAGTCGTCTATCCTGGCCCAGCGGCGAGTGAGGAAGCTGCCATCCACCACCCTGTGA